A genomic segment from Frateuria edaphi encodes:
- a CDS encoding methylated-DNA--[protein]-cysteine S-methyltransferase, translated as MSAIEPLEQARRLLDEAETAPSLDALASAVALSPTYLQRAFRRRFGMSPAEYHRSRRFGQFKAALREGAAVTDAVYEAGFGSGSRVYEHSNRLLGMTPASYRAGGAGACIRYTTTGTPLGRLLVATTTRGICAVNLGDDDVALERGLAGEFPHATRERVDAGREEWLDAVIARIASELGWSDAAAPAMPPLDIAATAFQWRVWDALTRIPAGQTRSYRALATELGDANAARAIGNACGNNRLALIVPCHRVVREDGSLGGWRWGVERKRELLARERNRVAEPERRRAS; from the coding sequence ATGTCCGCCATCGAACCGCTTGAACAGGCCCGCCGTCTGCTCGACGAGGCCGAAACCGCGCCCAGCCTGGACGCCCTTGCCAGCGCGGTGGCGCTGAGCCCCACCTACCTTCAGCGCGCTTTCCGGCGGCGCTTCGGCATGAGCCCGGCGGAATACCACCGCTCGCGCCGCTTCGGGCAGTTCAAGGCCGCCCTGCGTGAAGGCGCCGCCGTGACAGACGCGGTCTACGAGGCGGGCTTCGGCTCGGGCAGTCGCGTCTACGAGCACAGCAACCGCCTGCTCGGCATGACCCCGGCAAGCTACCGCGCCGGCGGTGCCGGGGCGTGTATCCGCTACACCACCACCGGCACGCCGCTGGGGCGGCTGCTGGTGGCGACCACCACGCGTGGCATCTGCGCGGTCAACCTGGGCGACGACGACGTGGCGCTGGAACGCGGGCTGGCCGGGGAATTCCCGCATGCCACGCGCGAGCGCGTGGACGCCGGGCGCGAGGAATGGCTGGATGCGGTGATCGCGCGCATCGCCAGCGAGCTGGGCTGGAGCGATGCCGCGGCGCCCGCCATGCCACCGCTGGACATCGCCGCCACCGCGTTCCAATGGCGTGTGTGGGATGCACTCACCCGCATCCCCGCCGGCCAGACGCGCAGTTACCGTGCGCTCGCCACGGAACTGGGCGACGCCAACGCCGCCCGCGCGATCGGCAACGCCTGCGGCAACAACCGACTGGCGCTGATCGTGCCCTGCCACCGCGTGGTACGCGAGGACGGCTCGCTGGGCGGCTGGCGCTGGGGTGTGGAACGCAAGCGCGAGCTGCTGGCGCGCGAGCGCAACCGCGTCGCGGAGCCGGAGCGCCGCCGCGCGTCTTGA
- the yedA gene encoding drug/metabolite exporter YedA, with product MSAIDDTSATPAPARALDEPRVLIPLGLLALYVVWGSTYLGIRYALESYPPFLLAGVRFLGAGSAMYAFLRIRGVRPPTRRQWRNAAVTGVLLLLGGNGLVCYAEQSVSSGIAAVAVASMPLFAAVFSGMYGQWPNRRETVGLLIGFAGVVVLNLGSGLSGSRLGALALIVAAMSWAFGSAWSKRQDMPAGPMNTAAQMLCASVALLLVGFGTGEQLPAHPTLRATAAVVYLALFGSIVAFSAYLYVLKHARPALATSYAYVNPPVAVLFGVLLAGEHVGPFDLGGMAIILVGVGVITLAKKPAH from the coding sequence ATGTCCGCCATCGATGACACCTCCGCCACTCCTGCTCCCGCCCGCGCGCTGGACGAACCGCGTGTGCTGATCCCGCTCGGCCTGCTCGCGCTGTACGTCGTGTGGGGCTCGACCTACCTGGGCATCCGCTACGCGCTGGAGAGCTATCCGCCGTTCCTGCTCGCAGGCGTGCGCTTCCTCGGCGCGGGCTCGGCCATGTACGCGTTCCTGCGGATCCGCGGCGTGCGCCCGCCCACGCGACGCCAGTGGCGCAACGCGGCGGTGACCGGCGTGTTGCTGTTGCTGGGCGGCAACGGGCTGGTCTGCTACGCCGAGCAGAGCGTGAGTTCGGGCATTGCCGCGGTCGCGGTGGCGAGCATGCCGCTGTTCGCCGCGGTGTTCTCCGGCATGTACGGCCAATGGCCGAACCGGCGCGAGACGGTCGGCTTGCTGATCGGTTTCGCCGGCGTGGTGGTGCTGAACCTGGGCAGCGGACTTTCCGGCTCGCGACTGGGCGCGCTGGCGCTGATCGTGGCGGCGATGAGCTGGGCCTTCGGTTCGGCCTGGAGCAAGCGCCAGGACATGCCGGCCGGGCCGATGAACACCGCCGCGCAGATGCTCTGCGCCAGCGTCGCACTGCTGCTGGTCGGCTTCGGCACCGGCGAACAGCTGCCCGCGCATCCCACCCTGCGCGCCACGGCGGCGGTGGTGTACCTGGCGCTGTTCGGGTCGATCGTCGCCTTCAGCGCGTACCTTTACGTGCTCAAGCACGCACGGCCGGCGCTGGCGACCAGCTACGCCTACGTCAACCCGCCGGTGGCGGTGCTGTTCGGCGTGCTGCTGGCCGGCGAGCACGTCGGCCCGTTCGACCTGGGCGGCATGGCGATCATCCTGGTGGGCGTGGGCGTGATCACGCTGGCGAAGAAGCCCGCCCATTAG
- a CDS encoding VOC family protein → MPTHKPAGHNAVSPYLLVADARAMLAFLHATFGAKELLRKMRDDGSIMHAEVWIDDSVVMVGERPDGRDPVRGSTHVYVPDVDACYAAGLAAGASSVTPPTDQPYGDRSAGLRDPEGHLWWIGTHQAE, encoded by the coding sequence ATGCCCACGCACAAGCCCGCCGGCCACAATGCCGTGTCGCCGTACCTGCTGGTCGCTGACGCGCGCGCCATGCTGGCCTTCCTGCACGCGACGTTTGGCGCGAAGGAACTGCTGCGCAAGATGCGCGATGACGGCTCGATCATGCACGCCGAGGTGTGGATCGACGATTCGGTGGTGATGGTCGGCGAGCGCCCCGATGGGCGCGATCCGGTGCGCGGTTCCACCCATGTCTACGTACCCGACGTCGACGCGTGTTACGCCGCGGGCCTGGCCGCCGGCGCATCCAGCGTGACCCCGCCCACCGACCAGCCCTACGGCGACCGCAGCGCCGGACTGCGCGACCCCGAAGGCCATTTGTGGTGGATCGGCACGCACCAGGCCGAATGA
- a CDS encoding Rieske (2Fe-2S) protein produces the protein MDLPPGALCRLDHIPDGTAVAVDATLPEGPETLIVLRDGEEARAWINVCPHAGRRLDWAPGQFLISRGTLICAVHGASFRTGDGLCVGGPCRGQSLRAVPLRVERGVVWLASA, from the coding sequence ATGGACCTACCCCCCGGGGCGCTTTGCCGCCTCGATCACATTCCCGACGGCACCGCGGTAGCGGTGGACGCGACCCTGCCCGAAGGTCCCGAAACCCTCATCGTATTGCGCGACGGCGAGGAAGCGCGGGCCTGGATCAACGTCTGTCCGCACGCCGGGCGACGACTCGACTGGGCGCCCGGACAATTCCTGATCAGCCGCGGCACGTTGATCTGTGCAGTGCATGGGGCGAGCTTCCGCACCGGGGACGGGCTCTGCGTGGGCGGGCCCTGCCGTGGGCAGTCGCTGCGTGCGGTGCCGCTTCGAGTGGAGCGCGGGGTGGTCTGGCTGGCGAGCGCTTGA
- a CDS encoding polysaccharide biosynthesis/export family protein: MKTLPAVAILLFAVALNGCAIVPGQRMDEGALQSDNSHMQLLQITPELVESSQTQASAIPQELVSYQPEDYRIGPGDTLYITVWDHPELTSPAGSQQQTVANGRLVRPDGTLFYPYAGTIKAAGLTVEELRQSLTKKLGSFVREPQVDVNVVGYGSHRITLEGAFQHTDAQVLNSVPMTLSQAIGVAGVNTQEADLSGFTLTRDGKTYPIDLTALNQGTDGQIYLKPGDKLFLPYNDNKEVYVVGEVIRPQAITFKTTALTLTQALGRAGGLSPITSSGNAVYVIRGSEKLTQTPAQVFHLNARSPASYALADNFRVKPGDVVWVGAAGITKWNRFLSQLLPLSGLIYQTAGSVDRVNNP, encoded by the coding sequence ATGAAAACGCTACCCGCAGTAGCCATCCTTCTCTTCGCCGTCGCGCTGAACGGCTGCGCGATCGTCCCCGGCCAGCGCATGGACGAGGGCGCGCTGCAAAGTGACAACAGCCACATGCAGCTGCTGCAGATCACGCCGGAGCTGGTGGAGAGCAGCCAGACGCAGGCCAGCGCGATTCCGCAGGAACTGGTCTCGTACCAGCCGGAGGACTACCGCATCGGCCCCGGCGACACGCTGTACATCACCGTGTGGGATCACCCGGAACTAACCTCGCCCGCGGGCTCGCAGCAGCAGACCGTGGCCAACGGCCGCCTGGTGCGCCCTGACGGCACGCTGTTCTATCCCTATGCCGGCACCATCAAGGCGGCCGGGCTGACCGTCGAGGAACTGCGCCAGTCGCTGACCAAGAAGCTGGGCAGCTTCGTGCGCGAGCCGCAGGTGGACGTCAACGTGGTCGGCTACGGCAGCCATCGCATCACGCTGGAGGGCGCGTTCCAGCACACCGACGCGCAGGTGCTCAACTCGGTGCCGATGACGCTGTCGCAGGCGATCGGCGTGGCCGGCGTCAACACGCAGGAAGCGGACCTCTCCGGCTTCACGCTCACCCGTGACGGCAAGACCTATCCGATCGACCTGACCGCGCTCAACCAGGGCACCGACGGCCAGATCTACCTCAAGCCCGGCGACAAGCTGTTCCTGCCGTACAACGACAACAAGGAGGTGTATGTCGTGGGCGAGGTGATCCGCCCGCAGGCCATCACCTTCAAGACCACCGCGCTGACCCTCACCCAGGCGCTGGGTCGTGCCGGCGGCCTGAGCCCGATCACCTCTTCGGGCAACGCCGTGTACGTGATCCGTGGTTCGGAGAAGCTCACCCAGACGCCCGCGCAGGTGTTCCACCTCAACGCACGCTCGCCGGCGTCCTATGCCCTGGCGGACAACTTCCGCGTCAAGCCGGGCGACGTGGTGTGGGTCGGCGCGGCCGGCATCACCAAGTGGAACCGCTTCCTGAGCCAGCTGCTGCCGCTGTCCGGCCTGATCTACCAGACCGCCGGCTCGGTCGATCGCGTCAACAACCCCTGA